Proteins encoded within one genomic window of Candidatus Scalindua japonica:
- a CDS encoding 2-oxoacid:ferredoxin oxidoreductase subunit beta, with product MTKENYFHYSGEQAWCPGCGDYSILSSVESALVNLKKKPHEVLIVSGIGQAAKLPHYINTNGFDGLHGRALPAAFGAKVANHKLMVLVTSGDGDIYGEGGNHFIHAIRRNIDITLIVHNNQVYGLTKGQASPTSDLGMVTKTQPDGVITTPFNPLTMAITLDAVFVARSFSKEVEFTTKLIEEGVKTPGFSLIDVLQPCVSFNHINTYKWYSDKVYKLDNSYNPTDKLKAYKKSTEWGNKIPIGVIYKNPRKTYLDNFIKPRDIPLIKRKTNIKRVESLINDLY from the coding sequence ATGACAAAAGAAAACTATTTTCATTATTCTGGTGAACAAGCATGGTGTCCAGGATGTGGCGATTACAGCATACTTTCGTCGGTAGAAAGTGCACTAGTGAATTTAAAGAAAAAACCACATGAGGTTCTTATAGTATCAGGGATTGGACAGGCGGCAAAACTGCCACATTATATTAATACAAATGGATTTGATGGCTTACATGGCAGGGCATTACCTGCAGCCTTCGGAGCAAAGGTGGCAAACCATAAACTCATGGTACTTGTTACGAGTGGGGATGGGGACATCTATGGGGAAGGTGGCAACCACTTCATACATGCAATACGCAGAAATATAGATATTACTTTAATAGTCCATAATAATCAGGTGTATGGTCTTACCAAGGGACAAGCCTCACCCACTTCTGATCTCGGAATGGTTACCAAAACTCAACCCGATGGTGTAATAACCACTCCTTTTAACCCATTGACGATGGCAATTACTTTAGACGCGGTGTTTGTCGCACGAAGTTTTTCAAAAGAAGTTGAGTTTACTACTAAGTTAATAGAAGAAGGCGTTAAAACTCCAGGATTTTCACTCATTGATGTACTTCAACCGTGCGTTTCATTTAACCATATCAATACATACAAGTGGTACAGCGACAAGGTATACAAGCTTGACAATTCTTATAATCCTACAGACAAGTTAAAAGCATATAAAAAATCAACGGAATGGGGAAACAAAATACCGATAGGTGTTATATATAAGAATCCCAGAAAAACTTATCTGGACAATTTTATAAAACCCAGGGATATTCCCCTAATAAAAAGAAAAACAAATATTAAGAGAGTAGAATCATTAATTAATGATCTCTATTAA
- a CDS encoding tyrosine-protein phosphatase, giving the protein MIDIHAHILPSIDDGPETIEGSIALCKVAEEDGIKTIVATPHTKDGVYEAKSREILKAVETLNHRLKENQIDVEILPGAEIHIHEGLLENIKNKDALTINNGGKFILFELPFVFIPPGTDKFIFNLKVNGIVPILAHAERIKGFQKNPKLLEQLVAIGARVQVNAHGLTKRASSRERKCIEWLLKNKLVHFIASDTHSLKGRPPILSEAVKCASRIVGEIEARKLVYHNPQQIINGIDIN; this is encoded by the coding sequence ATGATTGATATTCATGCACATATACTTCCTTCTATAGATGATGGACCTGAAACGATTGAGGGATCGATTGCACTTTGCAAGGTCGCAGAGGAAGATGGAATTAAAACGATCGTTGCGACACCACACACAAAGGATGGAGTGTACGAGGCAAAAAGCCGTGAGATACTGAAAGCAGTCGAAACGCTTAACCACAGGTTGAAAGAAAATCAGATTGATGTTGAAATACTTCCCGGAGCAGAGATACATATCCATGAGGGGCTATTAGAAAATATAAAAAACAAAGATGCGCTTACTATCAATAATGGCGGAAAATTCATTCTTTTTGAACTCCCCTTTGTCTTCATACCTCCAGGTACTGATAAATTTATTTTCAATCTCAAGGTAAACGGTATTGTCCCAATACTTGCTCATGCAGAGAGAATAAAAGGATTTCAGAAGAACCCGAAACTCCTGGAGCAGTTGGTTGCGATTGGCGCGCGCGTTCAGGTAAATGCGCATGGGCTGACAAAAAGGGCAAGCTCCAGAGAAAGAAAATGTATCGAATGGCTGTTAAAGAATAAATTGGTGCATTTTATTGCTTCTGATACACATTCGCTAAAGGGTAGGCCACCTATTTTATCTGAAGCAGTAAAATGTGCTTCCCGCATTGTAGGTGAAATAGAGGCGAGAAAACTTGTCTACCACAATCCGCAGCAGATAATAAATGGTATTGATATAAATTAG
- a CDS encoding efflux RND transporter permease subunit: MIERIVDFSVKFRFLVITLTILLIGTGVYMTMHLPVDAVPDVTNIQVQINTDAPGMGAVEVEKLITFPIEASMMGLPDIDKIRSLSKTALSQVTVVFKDQVDIYFARRLVMERLQVAKAQIPKGIGTPVMGPISSGLGEIYQYTVEGDGHTLLELRTIQDWIVRYQLLTIPGVTEVNSFGGFTKQYQVIVDPDRLVAHDLSLKDIFTSLEENNANVGGAYIEHASEQYIVRGIGLISSTKDVENIILKARDGTPVHIKDVAKVLIGPEVRYGAVTKDGKGEVVTGIVMSLIGANSREVVNRVKKKIEEIKRSLPKGVTIKPFYDRSELINKCIKTVTNALIIGGGLVFIVLFGFLGNLRSAFIVAINIPLAALIAFVLMKVQGMSANLMSLGGLAIGIGMMADSSIVMVENIYRHLYEDSNRDKSIVKITLISAKEVARPIVFAILIIIVVFLPLFTLQGIEGKMFKPLAFTISFAMLGSLILSLTLAPALCSLMLKVKTQENENVILRLVKKPYLSLLKKALHHNRITVITAVALLAISFGIMSRLGSEFMPQLDEGAIAVQAIRLPSISLTNSIGTCEAIEKTIMKFPEVETVVSKTGRAEIATDPMGQEISDIYVILKPRREWNVKNKDELIEKMNEELNLIPGIAYGFSQPIELRVSELISGVRSDIAIKVFGEDMSILKEKAEEIKGVISVMDGVVEPKVEQVAGLPVLQIEIDRESISRYGINIYDVQYVIETAIGGKVATQVLEGQKRFDLIVRYPHESRNNINSVKNILINAPAGERVPLGQLASITIEEGPAQISREHSQRRVAVECNLLGRDIGGFVSEAKEKIERNVDLPSGYYIVWGGQFELQQRANKRLAIIVPLTILIIFLLLFSSFNSLRNSTLIIMNIPFAIIGGFPAMWIAGENLSVPASVGFIALFGIAVENGIIMIQYLNQLRQEGLGLHEAILKGAENRLRPVLMTALTTALGLIPILLSHGTGSEIQKPLATVVVGGLISSTFLTLIVLPTLYGWFEKKGV; encoded by the coding sequence TTGATTGAAAGAATTGTTGATTTTTCTGTGAAGTTCCGGTTTCTGGTAATAACACTTACTATTCTATTAATTGGAACAGGTGTTTATATGACAATGCACCTTCCTGTCGACGCGGTGCCGGATGTTACGAACATTCAGGTACAGATTAATACGGATGCTCCCGGCATGGGTGCTGTTGAGGTGGAAAAATTGATTACATTTCCCATTGAAGCCTCCATGATGGGTTTGCCTGATATCGATAAGATAAGGTCACTGTCCAAAACCGCATTGTCTCAAGTCACTGTAGTATTTAAAGACCAGGTGGATATTTACTTTGCACGTAGACTGGTAATGGAACGTTTACAGGTGGCAAAAGCGCAGATACCAAAAGGCATCGGTACTCCTGTTATGGGCCCTATCAGTTCAGGGCTGGGTGAAATATACCAATACACAGTTGAAGGAGATGGCCATACTCTACTGGAACTCAGGACTATTCAAGACTGGATTGTCAGGTATCAGTTACTGACCATTCCAGGTGTAACTGAAGTAAATAGCTTTGGCGGCTTTACAAAACAGTATCAAGTAATAGTTGATCCGGACAGGCTTGTTGCCCACGATTTATCGTTAAAGGATATCTTTACATCATTGGAAGAAAATAATGCGAATGTAGGAGGTGCTTATATAGAGCATGCTTCGGAACAATACATAGTCCGAGGAATAGGTCTTATCTCTTCAACAAAAGATGTGGAAAATATTATACTCAAAGCACGTGATGGAACACCGGTCCATATCAAAGATGTTGCAAAAGTCTTGATTGGCCCTGAAGTGAGATATGGCGCTGTAACAAAGGACGGGAAAGGGGAGGTTGTTACCGGCATCGTCATGTCGCTTATAGGAGCAAATTCCAGAGAGGTTGTAAATCGTGTAAAAAAAAAGATTGAAGAAATAAAACGGTCATTACCGAAAGGCGTAACGATAAAACCTTTTTACGACAGATCGGAACTCATAAATAAATGTATAAAGACTGTAACAAATGCTCTAATAATCGGAGGTGGCCTGGTGTTTATAGTCCTGTTTGGATTTCTTGGAAATCTGAGAAGCGCTTTTATTGTGGCCATTAACATACCGCTCGCGGCCTTAATAGCGTTTGTCTTAATGAAGGTACAGGGAATGTCGGCTAATTTGATGTCGCTTGGAGGTCTGGCCATTGGTATTGGTATGATGGCGGATAGCTCTATCGTAATGGTGGAAAATATTTACCGGCATTTATATGAAGACAGCAATAGAGACAAAAGTATTGTAAAAATTACCTTGATATCCGCCAAAGAGGTTGCTCGACCTATTGTCTTTGCCATTTTGATCATAATTGTTGTATTTCTTCCCCTTTTTACACTCCAGGGCATAGAAGGCAAGATGTTTAAGCCGCTTGCCTTCACCATAAGTTTTGCGATGCTGGGTTCTCTGATTTTGTCCCTGACACTTGCACCAGCTTTATGCAGTTTAATGTTAAAAGTTAAGACGCAGGAAAATGAAAACGTTATCCTCCGTCTGGTGAAAAAACCGTATCTCTCATTACTCAAAAAAGCACTACACCATAATCGAATTACCGTAATTACAGCAGTTGCTCTTCTCGCCATAAGTTTTGGAATTATGTCCAGATTGGGCTCTGAGTTTATGCCTCAATTAGATGAAGGAGCGATAGCTGTTCAGGCCATCAGGCTACCAAGTATATCTTTAACAAATTCAATAGGAACATGTGAGGCAATAGAAAAAACCATCATGAAGTTTCCGGAGGTTGAAACAGTTGTATCCAAGACAGGCAGGGCTGAAATTGCAACTGACCCGATGGGACAGGAAATAAGCGATATTTATGTAATATTGAAGCCGAGAAGAGAGTGGAACGTAAAAAACAAGGATGAATTAATAGAAAAAATGAATGAAGAATTGAATCTGATCCCCGGTATTGCGTACGGATTTTCACAGCCAATCGAGTTAAGAGTAAGTGAACTTATTTCAGGTGTAAGGTCGGACATCGCAATAAAGGTCTTTGGTGAAGATATGTCAATCTTGAAGGAAAAGGCAGAAGAGATTAAGGGGGTTATCTCCGTGATGGATGGTGTTGTAGAACCTAAGGTGGAACAGGTGGCGGGTCTGCCCGTACTGCAAATAGAGATTGACCGGGAATCAATCTCCCGATATGGAATTAACATCTATGACGTTCAGTATGTTATTGAAACCGCAATAGGCGGAAAAGTTGCCACTCAGGTATTAGAAGGGCAAAAACGCTTCGATTTAATAGTCAGGTATCCTCATGAAAGCAGGAATAATATTAACAGTGTAAAGAACATTCTTATCAATGCGCCTGCCGGCGAGCGTGTCCCCCTGGGCCAACTGGCCAGCATTACGATAGAGGAAGGTCCTGCCCAGATAAGCAGAGAACATAGCCAGCGAAGGGTTGCGGTTGAGTGTAATCTTTTGGGTAGAGACATTGGAGGGTTTGTTTCTGAGGCAAAGGAAAAGATTGAAAGAAACGTAGATTTACCTTCTGGCTATTATATTGTCTGGGGAGGGCAATTCGAACTTCAACAACGTGCCAATAAGAGACTTGCGATAATAGTACCTTTAACAATACTTATTATTTTCCTTCTGCTGTTCAGCAGTTTTAATTCTCTGAGAAATTCTACATTAATAATCATGAACATACCATTTGCCATAATAGGAGGATTCCCGGCCATGTGGATAGCGGGAGAGAATCTCAGTGTCCCCGCTTCAGTAGGCTTTATTGCACTATTTGGAATAGCAGTGGAGAATGGAATAATAATGATACAGTACCTTAACCAACTCAGGCAGGAGGGACTTGGTCTGCATGAAGCAATCCTGAAAGGTGCTGAAAACAGGCTTCGCCCGGTACTCATGACTGCATTAACCACGGCATTAGGGTTAATCCCGATACTGCTCAGCCATGGGACCGGCTCGGAGATTCAAAAACCGTTGGCAACTGTTGTAGTTGGAGGTTTGATATCATCAACGTTTCTTACCCTGATTGTACTTCCAACGCTTTACGGTTGGTTTGAGAAAAAGGGAGTATAG
- a CDS encoding efflux RND transporter periplasmic adaptor subunit, with product MRLLRILIVILLIFFQVSCKKPGTALTDTEEHVGHGKHGDHGDHEESIEIDKERINLIGLKTQVVKKKVVYQRVNATAEIQFNANKLFHISPRVKGKVDEIFADFGDEVVEGQKLALFDSIELGEARSVYLRAKTKMDITMADYEREKGLWEKKISSEKEMFNAKGEYFLAKAEFEAAENKLHLLGLSEDDIHKTTSQLHSFEHFPLLSPYNGTVIEKHITLGQMTGPEKTLFTIANLDVLWIILDIYEKDLSTIELDQKVEVYVPAFPDDKFMGKISFINHVVEEATRTVKVRVEIDNSKRMLKPGMFATAKIVTGKPEKILTVPLSALQRLEGKNVVFVEKRYGVFESYTVKTGKEFGSDIEVLHGLKEGEKVVTEGSFYLKSELLQDTLGEGHAH from the coding sequence ATGCGATTATTGAGAATTTTGATTGTTATATTGCTGATTTTTTTTCAGGTCTCATGCAAAAAACCAGGAACGGCTTTAACAGACACTGAGGAACATGTGGGACACGGCAAACATGGTGATCATGGTGATCATGAAGAATCCATTGAGATTGATAAAGAGCGCATTAATCTCATAGGACTTAAGACACAGGTGGTCAAAAAGAAGGTTGTTTATCAACGTGTAAATGCTACCGCAGAGATTCAGTTTAATGCTAACAAACTATTTCATATCAGCCCGAGAGTAAAAGGGAAAGTTGATGAAATCTTTGCGGATTTCGGGGATGAGGTTGTAGAGGGGCAGAAACTGGCACTCTTCGATAGCATTGAACTTGGTGAGGCAAGGTCGGTTTATCTCAGGGCAAAGACAAAGATGGATATTACAATGGCAGATTACGAGAGGGAAAAAGGGTTATGGGAAAAAAAAATATCATCTGAAAAAGAGATGTTTAATGCTAAAGGAGAGTACTTCCTGGCAAAGGCGGAATTTGAGGCAGCAGAAAACAAGCTACACCTCCTGGGCCTCTCCGAAGATGACATCCACAAGACTACTTCTCAATTACACTCCTTCGAGCATTTTCCGCTTTTGTCTCCTTATAACGGAACCGTAATTGAGAAACATATTACACTGGGCCAAATGACAGGACCGGAAAAAACACTTTTTACCATTGCAAATCTGGATGTTCTCTGGATTATCCTGGATATATATGAGAAAGATCTCTCAACAATAGAATTAGACCAGAAAGTTGAAGTATATGTTCCTGCCTTCCCTGATGATAAATTTATGGGAAAAATTTCTTTTATAAACCATGTGGTGGAAGAAGCGACGAGGACCGTTAAGGTAAGGGTTGAAATAGATAATAGTAAAAGGATGCTCAAACCCGGTATGTTTGCTACAGCAAAGATTGTAACGGGTAAACCGGAGAAGATATTAACAGTTCCACTATCCGCATTACAGAGGCTGGAAGGCAAGAATGTTGTTTTTGTTGAAAAAAGATATGGTGTGTTTGAAAGTTATACCGTAAAAACGGGAAAAGAATTCGGATCGGACATTGAGGTATTACACGGGTTAAAAGAAGGAGAAAAAGTGGTTACCGAAGGCTCATTTTATCTGAAGTCAGAACTACTGCAGGATACCCTCGGGGAAGGACACGCGCATTGA
- a CDS encoding TolC family protein yields MINPVHHIKYVTVVTLIVSIFFLISNTSMAEISDPTGWKEAKVQTVSLKDCIEIAYANNLQLVAARNRLGIAEADRIKASFLLPSNPKVISKVGERDGPDGARTTDYMVRLSQEFQVFGQRRKRINVSNKLIERVKFEISDMERDVIAKVKANFYEVLTFLEIVKLREYAENIFERIHSASEERYKAGAISALELNSMKIRYGVARQQHLIADNNYQNSLLDLKLILGKPRDEVLNIQGKLSYEELKISMDDILVSAYKTRPDLKVAEIEKERASKEITLRKAEIVPNPTLSGFFSREERTDDIVGGFVSISIPVWDRKQPELKKARTAKSTASINISNKRLEIQNDVATAYRTFMAAKQGIAIYTEDIMPQVNENLKLNEISYKEGKINFVGFLTVQSDLIETQTTFFQALLSYNKAIINLEAASGVQMKALD; encoded by the coding sequence ATGATCAATCCTGTACATCACATTAAATATGTGACTGTTGTCACATTAATAGTATCTATATTCTTTTTGATTTCTAACACTTCTATGGCGGAAATATCTGATCCGACCGGGTGGAAAGAGGCAAAGGTTCAAACTGTCAGCCTCAAAGATTGTATTGAAATAGCGTATGCAAATAATTTACAGCTTGTAGCCGCAAGAAACAGGTTGGGAATCGCGGAGGCAGATCGTATTAAGGCATCTTTCCTTTTACCTTCAAACCCTAAAGTAATTAGTAAGGTTGGGGAGAGAGATGGTCCAGATGGAGCAAGGACTACTGATTATATGGTTAGATTATCTCAGGAATTTCAGGTTTTTGGCCAGAGAAGAAAACGAATAAACGTATCCAATAAATTGATTGAAAGAGTAAAGTTTGAAATTTCTGACATGGAAAGAGATGTTATTGCGAAGGTCAAGGCTAATTTCTATGAGGTTTTGACTTTTCTGGAAATTGTTAAACTTCGCGAATATGCCGAAAACATATTTGAAAGAATTCATAGCGCATCCGAAGAACGTTACAAAGCGGGAGCAATATCAGCCCTGGAACTCAACTCGATGAAAATAAGATATGGAGTAGCAAGACAACAACATCTGATCGCAGATAACAACTATCAGAACAGCCTTCTTGATTTGAAACTTATTCTGGGCAAACCCAGGGATGAAGTGTTGAATATTCAAGGTAAACTCTCTTATGAAGAATTGAAAATCAGTATGGATGATATTCTGGTCTCTGCTTATAAAACAAGGCCTGACCTGAAAGTTGCTGAAATTGAGAAAGAGAGGGCATCAAAAGAGATAACATTGCGCAAAGCAGAGATTGTTCCAAACCCGACTCTGTCAGGTTTTTTTAGTAGAGAAGAAAGGACGGATGATATCGTAGGTGGATTTGTGTCTATTTCCATACCGGTTTGGGACAGAAAACAGCCTGAACTTAAAAAGGCACGGACTGCAAAGAGCACGGCAAGTATTAATATCAGTAACAAACGGCTGGAGATACAAAATGATGTGGCGACCGCGTATCGTACTTTCATGGCAGCAAAACAGGGCATTGCTATCTACACAGAAGATATTATGCCGCAGGTAAATGAAAATCTTAAGCTTAATGAGATTTCATACAAAGAGGGTAAGATAAATTTTGTCGGTTTCCTTACCGTGCAAAGTGATCTCATCGAGACTCAAACCACATTTTTCCAAGCGTTATTAAGTTACAATAAAGCTATCATAAACCTTGAAGCTGCTTCCGGAGTACAGATGAAGGCTTTAGATTAA
- a CDS encoding 2-oxoacid:acceptor oxidoreductase subunit alpha, with product MSFDFNITIAGSAGQGLQTIANILLKILARNGYHVFSSQDYMSRIRGGHNFTNIRVSNKPIYSTNVSSQLLIALDQQSVDIHYKYLADPAIIIHDSDSIKVKKSTKIQDVSVPLAKLSKESGNPAYVNSAAVGALFALLKLDLNDLVSFLETRFKKKSIEQIKGNINAATKGFTYASENYKNIKTSIDKVRKKNRMLINGAESISIGMIAGGIRLISAYPMTPSTGIFTYITGKARKFGIISEQAEDEIAACNIALGASAAGARAAVTTSGGGLSLMSEGISLAGAAEIPIVIANMQRPGPATGLPTRTAQEDLNFVLNIGHGEFPRFVFAPGTAEEAFYTSIHALNLAEKYQVPVFILGDQHLIDCCTTLDKLNLNKIKYKSYMVKSDKLEKPYLRYKNSKNGISPLAYYGQDKVTFIVDSHLHTEDGHISEDKDVAKKLTEKRFRKIKGMKKEFYGPQYYGLKNAKSIFISWGSTYGAVRETVDYLLEKKKSVAMIHYNKIWPFPVEESIKLIKSRKEIYVVENNYQAQFNCLLMRETNVNTAEPILRYDGRPFNVQYIIEKYEKRQK from the coding sequence ATGTCTTTTGATTTTAATATTACCATTGCTGGAAGTGCCGGGCAGGGGCTACAGACTATCGCCAATATTCTTCTTAAAATACTTGCCAGAAACGGCTACCATGTTTTTTCCTCACAGGATTATATGTCAAGAATTCGTGGCGGCCACAACTTCACCAATATCCGTGTGAGTAACAAGCCGATATATTCTACAAACGTTTCATCCCAACTACTTATTGCACTCGATCAACAAAGTGTGGATATACATTACAAATACTTAGCTGATCCTGCGATAATTATTCACGACTCAGATTCCATAAAAGTGAAAAAATCAACAAAGATACAAGACGTTTCGGTTCCCTTGGCAAAATTATCTAAAGAAAGTGGTAATCCTGCGTATGTAAACTCCGCGGCAGTAGGCGCACTGTTTGCGCTATTAAAACTTGATCTAAACGATCTCGTAAGCTTTCTTGAAACTCGTTTTAAAAAGAAATCTATCGAACAAATCAAAGGAAACATAAATGCTGCCACAAAAGGATTTACATATGCTTCAGAAAATTACAAAAATATTAAAACCAGTATTGACAAGGTGAGAAAGAAAAACAGAATGCTGATAAATGGGGCCGAGTCAATATCGATTGGGATGATTGCCGGTGGAATAAGGCTTATCAGTGCGTATCCAATGACCCCTTCCACAGGAATTTTTACTTATATAACAGGCAAGGCCAGGAAATTTGGCATAATATCCGAACAAGCTGAGGATGAAATTGCGGCTTGCAATATAGCGCTTGGTGCCTCAGCTGCGGGTGCACGAGCCGCGGTAACAACCTCAGGAGGTGGCCTTTCTCTGATGTCTGAGGGTATCAGTTTGGCCGGGGCGGCTGAAATCCCTATAGTAATAGCAAATATGCAAAGACCCGGACCCGCAACAGGTCTTCCAACACGCACTGCTCAGGAGGACCTGAACTTCGTCTTGAATATTGGTCATGGAGAATTTCCACGTTTTGTTTTTGCTCCAGGAACTGCTGAAGAAGCCTTTTATACATCAATACATGCATTGAACCTTGCTGAGAAATATCAGGTACCAGTGTTTATACTTGGAGATCAACATCTGATTGACTGCTGTACTACTTTAGACAAGTTAAATCTAAACAAGATTAAGTATAAAAGCTATATGGTAAAAAGTGATAAACTGGAAAAACCTTATCTTAGATACAAAAACAGTAAAAATGGAATATCCCCTTTGGCATATTATGGACAGGACAAGGTAACTTTTATTGTAGATAGCCATTTACATACTGAAGATGGACATATTTCTGAAGATAAGGATGTTGCAAAAAAATTAACTGAAAAACGCTTTAGAAAAATCAAAGGTATGAAAAAAGAGTTTTATGGGCCACAATATTATGGTTTGAAAAATGCTAAATCAATTTTTATTTCCTGGGGGTCCACTTATGGTGCTGTTAGAGAGACAGTAGATTATTTACTTGAGAAGAAAAAAAGCGTAGCAATGATTCACTATAATAAGATATGGCCGTTCCCTGTAGAGGAATCAATCAAACTTATAAAATCCAGGAAAGAAATCTATGTAGTTGAGAACAACTATCAGGCACAATTTAACTGTTTACTTATGAGGGAAACTAATGTAAACACAGCAGAGCCTATCCTGAGGTACGACGGACGTCCTTTCAATGTACAATATATAATCGAAAAGTATGAAAAGAGGCAGAAATGA
- a CDS encoding glycosyl hydrolase 53 family protein produces MKKIYIKINLLIIFLISCCSIQTNSISAGNALPFLNGIDENDYINRYSADSSLIFRDQNNNMIQPDDLPYKYFASKGVNAARIRVWVGDESSGNLQNAIDNAKAAKLAGMHTLLVVFLSEKFSDNICCEKPIPSIFDKPTFNEKLRAIKKYVSGLMLTFKANSLSFDMYAVGNEVMYCLAGEKNINDDMSINIRKFKRMSRILKESYSVIRKEMGSNSKFLLHAPDAPYENYILSIDDPDDTVEGEKLFDMTTLPLDASTFFYYMIDVFNVPVDYISTSFYPLQFGSESFSKFKNRVEMLYANHGKPFIISEWSYAMAPFPADSPWLHVYEPPGPFFNVPANGYSFNLNNQELFVNDLLDWAKAAPEVAGAFYWGPMLNNIVWKNMALFNPDGSVRPAVNSLIKGSIP; encoded by the coding sequence ATGAAAAAGATCTATATAAAGATAAATCTATTGATAATTTTTCTTATTTCGTGTTGTAGCATTCAAACCAACTCAATATCTGCCGGTAATGCGCTTCCTTTTCTTAACGGTATAGATGAAAATGATTATATCAATCGTTATAGTGCAGACTCAAGTCTTATATTTAGAGACCAAAATAATAACATGATTCAACCTGATGATCTTCCCTATAAATATTTTGCATCAAAAGGTGTCAATGCTGCTCGCATCCGGGTATGGGTGGGAGATGAAAGTTCAGGCAACCTTCAAAATGCTATTGATAATGCGAAGGCTGCGAAACTGGCTGGTATGCATACATTATTGGTAGTTTTTCTTTCTGAAAAATTTTCTGATAATATTTGCTGTGAAAAACCCATTCCCTCTATTTTCGATAAACCGACTTTCAATGAAAAATTAAGAGCCATAAAGAAATATGTAAGTGGTCTTATGCTAACCTTTAAAGCGAATTCACTTTCTTTTGATATGTATGCCGTTGGAAATGAAGTAATGTATTGCCTTGCAGGTGAAAAAAATATAAATGATGATATGAGTATTAATATTCGTAAATTCAAAAGAATGTCTAGAATCTTAAAAGAGTCTTATAGTGTAATAAGGAAAGAAATGGGTAGTAATTCAAAATTTTTATTACATGCTCCTGATGCTCCATACGAAAATTATATCTTATCTATTGACGATCCAGATGATACTGTTGAAGGTGAAAAATTGTTTGATATGACAACACTTCCATTAGATGCTTCAACTTTTTTTTACTACATGATTGATGTATTTAATGTTCCTGTTGACTATATCTCTACTTCTTTTTATCCACTTCAGTTTGGTTCGGAATCTTTTAGTAAATTTAAAAATAGAGTTGAAATGTTATATGCCAATCACGGAAAACCTTTTATTATTTCAGAGTGGTCATATGCAATGGCCCCATTTCCTGCTGATTCTCCCTGGCTTCATGTTTATGAACCTCCGGGGCCTTTTTTTAATGTTCCGGCCAATGGTTATTCCTTCAATCTTAATAATCAGGAATTATTTGTTAATGACTTATTAGACTGGGCAAAAGCTGCTCCGGAAGTTGCAGGTGCATTTTACTGGGGACCAATGTTGAATAATATCGTTTGGAAAAATATGGCACTTTTTAATCCTGATGGCAGTGTTAGACCTGCAGTAAATTCCTTGATAAAAGGATCTATTCCGTAA
- a CDS encoding 4Fe-4S dicluster domain-containing protein, giving the protein MSIFINENVCNGCGQAEETLCERICPGDLLFRNDRHKAEIRSQGDCWTCGACVKACPIQAIDLKLPTQILESDISLRAKCTKRETIWEIRDGNIIKEEFVIPATTGNGVE; this is encoded by the coding sequence ATGAGTATATTTATAAATGAAAATGTGTGTAATGGATGCGGCCAGGCCGAAGAAACTCTTTGCGAAAGGATCTGCCCTGGTGATTTACTGTTCAGAAATGATAGGCATAAGGCCGAGATCAGGTCCCAGGGAGACTGTTGGACGTGCGGGGCATGTGTAAAGGCGTGTCCGATCCAGGCGATAGACTTGAAACTGCCAACTCAAATACTGGAAAGTGACATTTCATTAAGAGCAAAATGTACAAAGCGTGAAACCATATGGGAGATAAGAGACGGTAACATTATTAAAGAGGAATTTGTAATTCCCGCGACAACAGGGAATGGAGTAGAGTAA